In Cytobacillus oceanisediminis, the following proteins share a genomic window:
- a CDS encoding MFS transporter, which yields MEIEKTELQKQGKFNSWRLYMTLPIVSWALYDFANTIFSSNINTIFFPFYLQEVIGENEILNQIASTFISYSNALASFFLVLFSPLFGVMIDRTGRKKKYIVIFTLITVMATILMGVFASSQISGKIFGLPVYLALVIICFIIAKFFFHSSLVFYDAMISDLGTKQDIPLISGFGVAVGYIGTLVGLTVYLFIGDDGFHESFIPTAILFLVFSLPLFFFVKDKPYQAKEKQKFLSGYKEIWQTFKDMKHYKAIFTFMIAYFFLNDAIATTIAMMAVYAKTIVGFSTGQFILLYLASTVSSIIGSFVFGYITKAKGPNKAVKYVGILLLVALAIAVGAVNEIMFWIAGSMFGVALGSMWVTTRTYIVELTPEDKRGQFFGLFAFSGKVSSIIGPVIYGSITLIFASYGNLASRLALGSLMILTIIGLFVHSKIKDESIPN from the coding sequence TACGATTTTGCGAATACTATTTTTTCCTCAAATATTAATACCATTTTCTTTCCTTTTTACCTGCAGGAAGTTATAGGAGAGAATGAAATTTTAAATCAGATAGCGAGTACCTTTATTTCTTATTCTAATGCGCTGGCAAGCTTTTTTCTTGTCCTGTTCTCTCCATTGTTTGGAGTTATGATAGACAGGACAGGAAGAAAAAAGAAATATATCGTAATCTTTACGCTTATTACTGTAATGGCGACCATTTTAATGGGGGTTTTTGCATCAAGCCAGATTAGCGGGAAAATATTTGGGCTTCCTGTTTATCTTGCACTCGTTATTATATGTTTTATTATTGCAAAGTTTTTTTTTCATTCCAGTCTGGTTTTTTACGATGCCATGATTTCCGATCTGGGAACAAAGCAGGATATACCGCTGATTTCAGGTTTTGGAGTGGCAGTTGGCTATATCGGAACCCTTGTAGGCCTGACAGTTTATTTATTTATAGGAGATGACGGTTTTCACGAATCTTTTATACCAACTGCTATATTATTTCTGGTGTTTTCTTTGCCGCTGTTTTTCTTTGTAAAAGATAAGCCTTACCAGGCAAAAGAAAAACAAAAATTTTTATCAGGCTATAAGGAAATTTGGCAGACTTTTAAAGATATGAAACATTATAAGGCGATTTTCACATTTATGATTGCCTATTTTTTCTTAAACGATGCAATTGCCACAACGATTGCCATGATGGCCGTGTACGCAAAAACCATTGTAGGCTTTTCAACTGGCCAATTCATTTTGTTATATCTTGCTTCAACGGTGTCCAGTATAATTGGTTCTTTTGTATTTGGCTATATTACCAAGGCGAAAGGGCCCAACAAAGCGGTTAAGTACGTTGGGATCCTTCTTCTTGTTGCTCTGGCAATTGCTGTTGGCGCTGTCAATGAAATCATGTTCTGGATTGCGGGCAGCATGTTTGGCGTCGCTCTGGGGTCCATGTGGGTTACCACAAGAACTTATATTGTGGAATTGACTCCAGAAGATAAAAGAGGGCAGTTTTTTGGTTTGTTTGCATTTTCAGGGAAAGTATCTTCCATAATCGGACCGGTTATTTATGGAAGCATTACTTTGATCTTTGCCAGCTATGGAAACCTGGCAAGCAGACTTGCTTTAGGTTCATTGATGATTTTAACTATAATTGGTCTGTTCGTTCATTCAAAAATTAAGGACGAAAGCATTCCTAATTAA
- a CDS encoding chemotaxis protein → MEQKKGILLESGTNELEIVEFSIGRIKFGINVIKVKEIINPVQVIPVPHSHRNIEGIIELRGEVLPVVDVASSLNMAPSESPQQDKFIVTEFNQQKIVFHVHNVSKIHRISWNQIEKPSEMYQGHESQIIGIIKLEDEMVLLLDFEKMVTEINPDSGISIQKVQKLGKRERSDKKLLIAEDSPLLRKLLNDTLNEAGFSQIEFFENGYDAYEYLHSLAESGRDVTKEVQLMITDIEMPQMDGHHFTKKVKEHPVLAKIPVIIFSSLITEDLRHKGQMVGANAQVSKPEIAELVLLIDQHAL, encoded by the coding sequence GTGGAACAGAAAAAAGGCATTTTACTGGAAAGCGGAACGAATGAACTGGAAATTGTTGAATTTTCAATTGGAAGGATTAAATTTGGAATTAACGTTATTAAAGTGAAGGAAATTATTAATCCTGTACAAGTCATTCCTGTCCCGCATTCGCATAGAAATATTGAAGGGATCATTGAACTGAGGGGAGAGGTTCTTCCTGTAGTGGATGTGGCATCATCATTAAATATGGCGCCTTCAGAAAGCCCTCAGCAGGATAAGTTTATTGTGACAGAGTTTAATCAGCAGAAAATTGTTTTCCATGTTCATAATGTTTCAAAAATTCACCGCATTTCCTGGAACCAAATTGAAAAGCCTTCTGAAATGTATCAGGGCCATGAAAGCCAGATTATCGGAATCATAAAGCTTGAGGATGAGATGGTGCTGCTGCTTGATTTTGAAAAAATGGTTACTGAAATAAATCCTGATTCAGGGATTAGCATCCAGAAGGTGCAGAAACTTGGAAAGCGTGAAAGGTCTGACAAGAAGCTGCTTATTGCAGAAGACTCTCCACTCCTAAGAAAGCTTTTGAATGATACTTTGAATGAAGCGGGTTTTTCTCAAATTGAATTCTTTGAAAATGGATACGATGCTTATGAATACTTGCATTCCTTAGCCGAGTCGGGGCGAGATGTCACTAAGGAAGTGCAGCTCATGATCACTGATATCGAAATGCCGCAAATGGATGGGCATCACTTTACTAAAAAAGTTAAAGAACATCCTGTGCTTGCAAAAATTCCAGTTATTATTTTTTCTTCATTAATTACCGAAGATCTTCGCCACAAGGGCCAAATGGTAGGAGCCAATGCACAGGTGAGCAAGCCTGAAATTGCAGAATTGGTGCTTTTGATAGATCAGCATGCATTATAG
- a CDS encoding YkyB family protein produces MNSDKKQYPHLQPTVENLSQAIFTVNRHAKTAPNPKFLYKLKHDALQKLIKEGKAQKTGLHYSGNPKNSQQQSDVLVKCGNYSFHLPPSKEDFSELPHLGKLDSFVRNPKSSLSLNAAKKLLMSYTGLKELNSTPNEKKHRYEKPVFKKLGESYF; encoded by the coding sequence TTGAATTCTGATAAGAAACAATATCCCCATCTGCAACCAACGGTTGAAAACCTCTCTCAAGCCATCTTCACCGTTAACCGCCATGCAAAGACAGCACCAAATCCTAAATTTTTGTATAAATTAAAGCACGATGCACTTCAAAAGTTAATAAAAGAAGGAAAAGCCCAAAAAACAGGCCTTCACTATTCTGGCAATCCAAAAAACAGCCAGCAGCAGTCAGATGTTCTGGTAAAGTGCGGGAATTATTCTTTCCACCTTCCGCCCTCTAAAGAGGATTTTTCAGAGCTTCCCCATTTGGGCAAACTCGATTCCTTCGTCAGAAATCCAAAATCTTCACTATCTCTTAATGCTGCGAAAAAATTGCTTATGTCATATACAGGGCTAAAAGAGCTTAATAGCACGCCAAACGAAAAAAAGCACCGCTATGAAAAACCTGTATTTAAGAAATTAGGAGAAAGTTACTTTTAA
- a CDS encoding MFS transporter, with protein sequence MTAKPGIFKPLKLKSFRALFGAQLFSDLGNWLDLIALQVIVAYHWGLDETAIASVIIVLGLPWVIIGPFASVFVDRLPKKAVMIVCLLLRMVFVAGLFYAPNLYILLLFVFLKGTVSALYDPARQSAIRMIVPESMLPEAVTLSQLSVNTMKIAGPALGGGIIAVFGPKSPFLFEAAGFFIAVIFLLFLPSLKSFEESDKIMAGDQAVKGDFWKDFSDGIKHIFHTPLLKLSIILSSAAFFIIFLYDGLFVFIAKQIGFNEGNFGLLISAVGAGSVAGSLLLGQWTGWNRKPIHLMSSSAILSGIFIATVGLGGLGFLNLPQLGWIIGACLLGLLGAGESVPYGYVLQSETPKQMMGRVSAAAMSLQTFSMLIAPAAGALLAKQLGASFVMIAAGLATTLLGLTMLMIIWKKSGSFQPISGKQLDG encoded by the coding sequence TTGACAGCGAAACCAGGTATTTTTAAACCGCTCAAGCTAAAATCCTTTCGCGCACTTTTTGGCGCCCAGTTATTTTCCGACTTGGGGAACTGGCTTGATTTAATTGCATTGCAGGTTATTGTCGCTTATCACTGGGGTCTGGATGAAACGGCAATTGCCTCTGTCATTATAGTTCTCGGTCTTCCTTGGGTCATCATTGGCCCATTTGCAAGTGTGTTTGTGGACAGATTGCCCAAGAAGGCAGTTATGATCGTTTGCCTCCTTTTAAGAATGGTCTTTGTAGCAGGCTTATTTTACGCTCCTAACCTATACATTCTGCTATTATTTGTGTTTTTAAAAGGAACCGTATCAGCACTTTATGATCCGGCAAGGCAGAGTGCCATCCGGATGATTGTACCTGAAAGCATGCTGCCTGAAGCAGTAACTTTAAGCCAGCTTTCAGTCAACACGATGAAAATTGCCGGGCCGGCATTAGGAGGAGGAATTATAGCTGTTTTTGGACCCAAAAGCCCTTTTCTTTTTGAAGCAGCTGGATTCTTTATAGCTGTTATTTTCCTGCTGTTTCTTCCCAGCTTAAAGTCCTTTGAAGAGTCAGATAAAATAATGGCTGGCGACCAAGCAGTCAAAGGGGATTTTTGGAAAGATTTTTCTGATGGCATCAAACATATTTTTCATACTCCCCTTTTAAAGCTCTCGATTATTCTTTCTTCTGCAGCGTTTTTCATTATTTTCCTTTATGATGGGTTATTTGTTTTTATTGCAAAGCAGATTGGATTTAATGAGGGGAATTTCGGATTGCTGATCAGTGCAGTGGGAGCAGGCAGTGTTGCGGGCTCACTTTTGCTGGGCCAATGGACAGGGTGGAACCGGAAACCCATCCATTTAATGAGTTCTTCAGCCATATTAAGCGGCATTTTTATTGCAACTGTTGGGCTTGGAGGCTTAGGTTTTCTTAATTTACCACAATTGGGCTGGATAATCGGTGCATGTCTTTTAGGCCTCTTAGGGGCGGGAGAATCTGTTCCCTACGGCTATGTTCTTCAATCTGAAACACCAAAGCAAATGATGGGCAGAGTTTCTGCTGCCGCCATGTCCCTGCAGACCTTTTCCATGCTAATTGCACCAGCGGCAGGAGCTCTTCTTGCAAAACAGCTAGGCGCTTCTTTTGTTATGATTGCCGCTGGTTTGGCAACAACATTATTAGGTTTAACTATGCTAATGATTATATGGAAAAAATCAGGATCCTTCCAACCCATAAGCGGAAAGCAGCTGGATGGATAA
- a CDS encoding PadR family transcriptional regulator, protein MSIEHTILAVLSFWPSTGYKIKSEFEHKAAGLYWGMSYGSIYPKLKKLEEEGFIYAIEQEDEGRKKKMYELTSKGWKEFENWLKTPPSFPVIKDELLMKMSTWHEDMDNEVLISHLLKRKEEASDILKFVKDWPRNGYSYVSKLGTLSIRYAEMKLETEIKWIDESIEALQKDNLPDGQDPHGNTEKLLNRRRMAIERDEGN, encoded by the coding sequence TTGTCTATAGAACATACAATTCTTGCTGTATTAAGCTTTTGGCCCAGCACAGGATATAAAATTAAATCTGAATTTGAACACAAAGCTGCTGGTCTTTATTGGGGAATGAGCTATGGGAGCATATACCCCAAATTAAAAAAACTTGAGGAAGAAGGTTTTATCTATGCAATCGAACAGGAAGATGAAGGAAGAAAGAAAAAAATGTATGAGCTCACTTCTAAAGGGTGGAAAGAGTTTGAGAATTGGCTGAAGACTCCTCCTTCTTTCCCCGTTATTAAAGATGAACTGCTAATGAAAATGTCAACCTGGCATGAAGATATGGATAATGAAGTGTTAATCAGCCATTTATTAAAAAGAAAAGAAGAAGCTTCAGATATTCTTAAATTCGTAAAGGATTGGCCGAGAAATGGATATTCCTATGTCAGCAAGCTTGGCACCCTCTCGATTCGATATGCAGAAATGAAGCTGGAAACAGAAATTAAATGGATCGATGAATCAATCGAAGCGCTGCAAAAAGATAATTTGCCAGATGGCCAGGATCCTCATGGCAATACTGAAAAGCTGCTGAACAGGCGAAGGATGGCCATAGAAAGGGATGAAGGGAATTGA
- a CDS encoding L,D-transpeptidase family protein, with product MSVIAKNYRRPLRELLAANPSIVNPGLIYPGQRIVIPGLPEPDSIPYTINVSKGKRSLTLLYNGAVQKVYPIAVGKMLTQTPIGEFVIVNREPNPGGPYGVMWLSLSKAGYGIHGTNNPSSIGQSVSKGCIRMYNQDVLELSRIVPNGTKVRIQP from the coding sequence ATGTCTGTCATCGCAAAAAATTACCGCCGCCCTTTACGTGAGCTTCTGGCGGCAAACCCTTCCATTGTAAACCCAGGCCTGATCTATCCCGGCCAGCGAATAGTAATACCAGGGCTGCCGGAACCTGATTCCATTCCGTATACCATCAATGTTTCAAAAGGCAAAAGAAGCTTAACTCTTTTATATAACGGTGCCGTTCAAAAAGTGTATCCCATTGCCGTCGGAAAAATGCTGACACAGACCCCAATTGGTGAGTTTGTTATTGTGAACAGAGAACCCAATCCCGGCGGCCCATATGGGGTCATGTGGCTTTCCCTGTCTAAAGCCGGCTATGGAATTCACGGAACCAATAACCCTTCCTCAATTGGCCAATCTGTTTCCAAAGGCTGTATACGCATGTATAACCAGGATGTGCTCGAATTGTCACGCATAGTGCCAAATGGCACCAAGGTACGGATACAGCCATAA
- a CDS encoding metallophosphoesterase produces the protein MPEKVSRRSFLKRALGFFAAVFGISAGGYYYARDIEPRLLEITNYKISDKAIPQAFHNKKIIQFSDTHLGFHYDLKQLEELIEKINSLKPDIVFFTGDLMDEPNKYKEANQIAPLLKRIQAPLGRFAIYGNHDHGGYGSDIYKSIMEESGFILLLNENRKLEFSGSSIGIIGIDDAMLGRPDIKLASENLDDASYNILLSHAPDLADAASAFSINLQLSGHSHGGQIKLPFIGALVKPPHAERYYEGFYEIGSQSPLTLYVNRGLGTTRLPFRFLSKPELTVFTLQSNSGK, from the coding sequence ATGCCGGAAAAAGTGTCCAGAAGATCTTTTTTAAAAAGAGCTCTCGGCTTTTTTGCTGCTGTTTTTGGTATTAGTGCAGGCGGCTATTATTATGCACGGGATATTGAGCCGCGGCTCTTGGAAATCACAAACTACAAAATTTCTGATAAGGCTATTCCACAAGCGTTCCATAATAAAAAAATCATCCAATTCAGCGATACCCATTTAGGATTTCATTATGACCTGAAACAGCTTGAAGAATTAATTGAAAAGATAAACAGCTTGAAGCCTGATATTGTCTTCTTTACAGGTGATCTGATGGATGAACCTAACAAATATAAAGAGGCAAACCAAATTGCACCCCTCCTGAAAAGAATTCAGGCGCCGCTTGGAAGGTTTGCTATTTATGGAAACCATGATCACGGGGGCTATGGTTCTGATATCTATAAATCTATTATGGAAGAATCCGGCTTTATTCTTTTGCTGAATGAAAATCGCAAACTCGAATTTTCCGGAAGCAGCATCGGGATTATCGGCATTGACGATGCGATGCTGGGAAGGCCGGACATAAAGCTGGCCAGCGAAAATTTGGACGATGCATCATATAACATTTTATTGTCCCACGCACCGGATTTAGCAGATGCAGCCTCAGCTTTCAGCATCAATCTGCAGTTGAGCGGCCATAGTCATGGCGGACAAATAAAACTGCCGTTCATTGGAGCGTTAGTTAAACCGCCACATGCTGAAAGATATTATGAAGGCTTCTATGAAATCGGCAGCCAAAGCCCTTTAACTCTTTATGTAAACAGAGGGCTTGGTACAACCCGGCTGCCCTTCCGGTTTTTATCCAAACCTGAACTGACGGTATTTACCTTACAATCAAACAGCGGGAAGTAA
- the fadH gene encoding 2,4-dienoyl-CoA reductase: MKNKTVIVTGGSSGMGKYMAKRFAEAGANVVITGRNPDRLETAKAEIETYQGQVLTIQMDVREIEHVKHMLNETLSVFGHIDFLVNNAAGNFICPAEQLSANGWNSVINIVLNGTFYCSSEVGKYWIEKGIKGSIINMVATYAWDAGAGVIHSAAAKAGVLSMTRTLAVEWGRKYGIRVNAIAPGPIERTGGADRLWESEDAANRTLQSVPLGRLGKPEEIAELAFFLFSEHAGYINGECITMDGGQWLNQFPF; this comes from the coding sequence ATGAAGAATAAAACAGTCATTGTTACTGGCGGTTCCAGCGGCATGGGAAAATATATGGCAAAGCGGTTTGCTGAAGCTGGAGCGAATGTGGTGATAACAGGAAGGAACCCGGATCGCCTCGAGACAGCAAAAGCTGAAATTGAAACATACCAGGGACAAGTTTTGACAATCCAAATGGATGTCCGTGAAATTGAACATGTTAAACATATGCTCAATGAAACACTGAGTGTCTTTGGACATATTGATTTTCTTGTTAATAATGCAGCGGGAAATTTTATATGCCCTGCAGAGCAGCTGAGTGCAAATGGATGGAATTCTGTTATTAATATTGTCCTGAATGGAACTTTTTATTGTTCGAGTGAAGTCGGTAAATATTGGATTGAAAAAGGAATTAAGGGAAGCATCATTAATATGGTGGCTACATATGCATGGGATGCTGGAGCGGGTGTTATACACTCCGCTGCCGCAAAAGCAGGTGTATTATCCATGACAAGAACATTGGCTGTAGAATGGGGAAGAAAATACGGAATTAGAGTGAATGCAATAGCCCCAGGTCCGATTGAAAGGACAGGAGGGGCTGACAGGCTTTGGGAATCAGAAGATGCTGCAAACAGGACACTCCAAAGTGTGCCCCTTGGCAGGCTCGGCAAGCCGGAAGAAATCGCAGAATTGGCATTCTTCCTTTTCTCAGAGCATGCAGGTTATATTAATGGGGAGTGCATCACAATGGATGGAGGACAGTGGCTGAATCAATTTCCATTTTGA
- a CDS encoding C39 family peptidase, whose translation MRNLLFISLLIPLLGCGHSEPASPLQKPDMASKELNAQIPVKAKKVQQKVTAQYPETPVAVKKRSVIIDVPLIRQNPELKYGCEVTSLTMVLRHAGVQVGKMDLYTAVKKDNDPLIRSKGDILKWGNPAEGFVGDMTGKSAGYAVFDKPIEELVNKYLPGRAVNLTGQNFDAVLMHVSKGYPAVVWTTGDYRLPDRWESWTHSGKTIKTPLDLHAVVLVGYDEQFVILNDPLSGKKQVKVSKERFISSWKALQSRAVSYQ comes from the coding sequence TTGAGGAATCTCCTATTTATATCCCTTCTTATTCCTTTGCTTGGCTGCGGCCATTCAGAACCAGCCAGTCCTTTGCAAAAGCCTGATATGGCCTCAAAAGAGCTGAATGCACAAATACCAGTTAAGGCAAAGAAGGTACAGCAGAAAGTAACAGCCCAATATCCGGAAACACCTGTGGCTGTGAAAAAACGATCTGTCATCATTGATGTTCCACTAATCAGACAAAACCCCGAACTGAAGTATGGATGCGAAGTAACCAGCCTGACAATGGTCCTGCGGCATGCAGGTGTGCAAGTGGGGAAAATGGATTTGTATACTGCAGTAAAGAAAGATAATGATCCGCTGATACGTTCAAAAGGTGATATTTTGAAATGGGGTAATCCAGCAGAAGGATTTGTAGGAGATATGACCGGGAAAAGTGCGGGCTACGCTGTTTTTGATAAACCAATTGAAGAATTAGTGAATAAATACCTTCCTGGAAGAGCCGTTAATTTAACCGGCCAAAATTTTGATGCGGTTCTTATGCATGTATCCAAAGGATACCCTGCTGTGGTCTGGACAACTGGAGATTATAGGCTTCCTGACCGCTGGGAGTCCTGGACTCACTCCGGCAAAACCATTAAAACTCCATTAGATCTTCATGCAGTCGTATTAGTAGGCTATGATGAACAGTTTGTTATTCTAAACGACCCCCTCTCAGGGAAAAAACAGGTAAAGGTTTCTAAAGAACGGTTCATCTCATCATGGAAAGCATTGCAATCCAGGGCAGTAAGTTACCAATAG
- a CDS encoding EAL domain-containing protein — protein sequence MDALDILTDLENVFPYFQPIFSADEHRVIGYEVLGRYRGSDGVASLGPFFQDENIPEEYRIEVDYEVLKKALDKARDLDKDVLLFVNRDADLLMYNDGEQFLNTLQEFEKHGISLDRIVLEITERNYKGDIDHLDHLLNYYRTYGIKLAIDKLGNESSHLDRIGQLAPDILKVDLESMKSNASAYNFNDILYSLSMLARKIGASMLFENIEMVYQLQFAWKNGGRYYQGYYLQKPAENFTDRDILKEKLRSECHRFIVHEKKKLESLYQVTLEFNEKLIDFANKNKKVLVYEETLEQIAVLLDGAAFRLYICDEDGFQKSANYFKKDGKWITQEEYLHKNWSWRPYFLENIMKMRINKKGILSDLYTDIETGETIRTFSFPLNTNDYLFVDLSYEFLYNHDGLL from the coding sequence ATGGATGCATTGGATATCCTTACAGATTTGGAAAATGTATTTCCTTATTTCCAGCCAATATTCAGTGCAGATGAGCATCGTGTCATTGGTTATGAGGTTTTAGGCCGATATAGAGGATCTGATGGAGTTGCCAGTCTGGGGCCGTTCTTCCAGGATGAGAATATTCCTGAAGAATACCGGATTGAAGTAGATTATGAAGTATTAAAAAAGGCTTTGGATAAGGCCCGGGACCTGGATAAAGATGTTTTGCTTTTTGTCAACAGGGATGCTGACTTGCTCATGTATAATGACGGGGAACAATTTTTAAATACCCTCCAGGAATTTGAAAAACACGGAATAAGCCTTGACCGGATTGTATTGGAAATTACAGAACGGAATTATAAGGGCGATATTGACCATCTGGACCATCTATTGAATTATTACAGGACATATGGAATCAAATTAGCAATAGATAAACTTGGCAATGAAAGCAGTCATCTCGATAGGATCGGGCAATTGGCTCCCGACATTTTAAAGGTGGATCTGGAGTCCATGAAATCAAATGCTTCTGCTTATAATTTTAATGATATCCTCTATTCTTTATCCATGCTTGCCAGGAAAATAGGAGCGAGCATGCTTTTTGAAAATATTGAAATGGTTTACCAGCTTCAGTTTGCCTGGAAAAATGGAGGCCGTTATTATCAAGGTTATTATTTGCAAAAACCTGCTGAAAATTTCACTGATAGAGATATTTTAAAGGAAAAATTACGAAGTGAATGCCATCGGTTCATTGTGCATGAAAAGAAAAAATTGGAGTCATTGTATCAGGTTACACTTGAGTTCAACGAAAAGCTGATTGATTTTGCAAATAAAAATAAAAAGGTTCTTGTATATGAAGAAACTTTGGAGCAGATTGCGGTTCTTCTGGATGGTGCGGCTTTTCGCCTGTATATTTGCGATGAAGACGGCTTCCAGAAATCTGCGAATTACTTCAAAAAGGATGGGAAATGGATAACCCAGGAAGAATATCTTCACAAAAATTGGAGCTGGCGACCATATTTTCTTGAAAATATAATGAAAATGCGAATAAATAAAAAAGGTATCCTCTCTGATTTGTATACCGATATTGAGACAGGTGAAACAATCAGGACATTTTCCTTCCCGCTTAACACTAATGATTACTTATTTGTGGATTTATCGTACGAATTTTTATACAACCATGATGGGTTATTATAA
- a CDS encoding DUF3993 domain-containing protein yields the protein MYKHLTGIIITIAVMVAAIPSHTNAERINNKQEVYKFLQDAFHSQVSLSEEERSMKEVDELLDPYFSEEPKAEFLNENLVSENGKYFTLGSDAAAYYIPFFTYSDHTKVVKEGSKVYVYEYFPGNHDGPVAYEGHYEGLLLAEQEGEFKVAKFLGENIPEKILKKAESNEEAAKQSSLKTPENPIWIHKPSYQFGFLLNPFDALFRSGSMLLTDNKQGIIALIEHQELNGQLASN from the coding sequence ATGTACAAGCACTTAACAGGAATTATTATCACAATTGCAGTCATGGTAGCAGCGATTCCTTCCCATACAAATGCCGAGAGAATTAACAATAAACAAGAGGTATACAAATTCTTGCAAGATGCATTTCATTCACAGGTTTCGCTGAGCGAGGAAGAGCGAAGCATGAAGGAAGTCGACGAATTGCTTGACCCATATTTTTCTGAAGAACCTAAAGCTGAATTTCTGAATGAAAACCTTGTTTCAGAGAATGGCAAGTACTTTACCCTTGGATCTGATGCTGCTGCATATTACATTCCCTTCTTTACGTATTCGGATCATACAAAAGTAGTTAAAGAAGGAAGCAAAGTTTATGTATATGAATACTTTCCGGGAAATCATGACGGGCCAGTAGCATATGAAGGTCACTATGAAGGACTTTTGCTTGCGGAACAAGAAGGGGAATTTAAAGTTGCCAAATTCCTGGGTGAAAATATACCCGAGAAAATTTTAAAGAAAGCCGAGAGTAATGAAGAAGCAGCAAAACAAAGCTCCTTAAAAACTCCTGAAAATCCAATTTGGATTCACAAACCGTCCTATCAATTCGGATTCCTGCTGAATCCATTTGACGCTTTGTTTCGTTCAGGCAGTATGCTTTTAACAGATAATAAACAAGGTATAATTGCTTTAATTGAACATCAGGAACTAAACGGGCAGCTGGCATCCAATTAG
- a CDS encoding glutaredoxin family protein: protein MKEIVLYTQPDCPPCEITKMFLNENGYTYTIKDIKKDAAAHKELTRQYNSFSTPTIVIGDTVIRGFDLERLQSALDDGIK, encoded by the coding sequence TTGAAAGAAATTGTTCTATATACACAGCCGGATTGTCCGCCCTGTGAGATAACGAAGATGTTTTTGAATGAAAACGGATATACTTATACGATAAAAGACATAAAAAAAGATGCAGCAGCCCACAAAGAGCTGACCAGGCAATATAATTCTTTTTCCACTCCAACAATTGTCATCGGGGATACTGTTATTAGGGGATTTGACCTGGAAAGACTGCAATCTGCATTAGATGATGGCATAAAGTGA
- a CDS encoding MBL fold metallo-hydrolase translates to MSKPEKLAENLYLIDDFDLSLEKRTGTYVLKEEKLTLIETSASPSIPYILEGLSQLHITPEEVEYIIVTHIHLDHAGGTGLLLTHCPNAKVIVHPKGCRHLADPSRLIAGAKAVYGDKFDGLFNPILPVREDKIITKEHEEELEIGPNCTLKFYHSPGHANHHFSIFHPALNGMFTGDTAGVSYPQLKENGIEMYLPSTSPNQFDPGKMLESIAMYEKMDLDFIFFGHYGKSSNPKEVYRQIKDWLKIFIHAGENALSEGGSIDQQTQAAQAMLEGKIKAYLNGRGIPSDHPVYKILSVDIAVCSMGLIDYLQKTN, encoded by the coding sequence TTGTCAAAACCTGAAAAATTGGCGGAAAATCTATATTTAATTGATGATTTTGATCTTTCATTGGAAAAACGTACCGGTACATATGTCTTAAAAGAAGAAAAGCTGACTCTGATCGAAACTTCGGCAAGTCCTTCAATTCCCTACATACTGGAAGGACTAAGCCAGCTTCACATTACACCGGAGGAAGTTGAGTATATCATCGTTACCCATATTCATCTTGACCATGCAGGCGGTACAGGCCTTTTACTAACCCACTGCCCCAATGCAAAGGTTATTGTCCACCCGAAAGGCTGCAGGCACTTAGCAGATCCTTCACGCTTAATTGCTGGTGCAAAAGCTGTTTACGGAGATAAATTCGATGGACTATTTAATCCTATTTTGCCTGTTCGGGAGGATAAGATTATCACAAAAGAGCATGAAGAAGAGCTTGAAATAGGGCCAAATTGCACCCTGAAATTTTATCATTCACCTGGACACGCTAATCACCACTTCAGTATCTTTCATCCTGCTTTAAATGGAATGTTCACAGGAGACACTGCTGGTGTATCTTATCCTCAATTAAAAGAAAATGGAATTGAAATGTATCTGCCCTCAACTTCACCAAACCAATTCGATCCAGGCAAAATGCTCGAATCCATTGCCATGTATGAAAAAATGGATCTTGATTTTATTTTCTTTGGCCATTACGGCAAGAGTTCAAACCCCAAGGAGGTCTACAGGCAAATTAAAGATTGGCTAAAGATATTCATCCATGCAGGTGAAAATGCCCTATCTGAAGGCGGCTCTATAGATCAGCAGACACAGGCAGCGCAAGCCATGCTTGAAGGAAAAATTAAAGCCTATCTAAATGGCAGAGGCATCCCATCTGACCACCCTGTATATAAGATCCTTTCTGTTGATATCGCTGTCTGCTCTATGGGATTGATCGATTATCTGCAAAAAACAAACTGA